The DNA sequence TTATTCTTAAATCTCCTGCTTCTCAGGTTTTCTTTTGAGAAATAGAACCCAGTGATCTGTGATTTGCCGATATATGCAatcaaaaacctaaaaacatttttttaaaaataaaaaaaaacattctgtcaaATCAGttatgttcttttgaaatttcttttctttaaagagtctgaaaaaaagtttaagcaTCAAATCAGAGTATTGGGatgatttctgtaggatcaAGTGACACAGATGACTTGAGTAATAACTACTGAAAATTCaggcatcacaggaataaattatattcaaaaatattatatggcatttttgatcaaataaatgcagccttggttaaCATACCagactgcttttaaaaacagtaaaatctTACTAAACCTTTTGCTAAACTAATCACTTAGCAAAAGCCTTTAAATAATGGCATATTAATAAGGAACTGACTGAATGGCAGTTCAGATCATGTTGAGTAATTAATTTAGTTAGTAAGAGCACTTCCTGAAAAGCATCTTGTACAAGCAGGTCTAGTTCTGAACACTTTAGTGGatcattacattataaaagcaATGTCAGGGTGTTTCTCTTCAGTTTCGTAACTGAGCTGTTAGTTAATGAGCCACTTAAACGGAATTTTTAAGCCAGGTTTGGTAACAAGCTACTCAACTTTAGTTTTAACACCAAAGACGTCAGATCTGACACATTTAAAGCTATTTGAAGCTACACGGCGTATGTTAGGTTTTACCTTGTCATACTGCAGCCACTGCGTGACAGCCTGATCCAGACGACTGTCTCCTGTGCTTTCCAGGCCGTTCTCCATGTTGATCTAACTCGGAACTGAACAGTAAATCAACGGATAAGCAAATAAGTGGTCGACTTAACGGGCATATGTGTGCTGACGGTTGCTCTGAATGAATTTAGTAACAGTGCTACACGCGACTGTTCCTGTTCGACTATAAATAATGTAGCACGTCCGTGTCGCACACTGAATGAAACGGAGGGGGCGGGGTTTGATCAAGGGGCGAAACACGTGATTGGCTCATGCAATTGCGTAGATGCCTATTGGTGGAGCGCTCGTGGTTGTAAACCTGTCTCCCAAGATTCAGAAAAAGCTTTCAGTTTGATTTTAACTTTTGTAAAACTaatttagcatatatatatatatatatatatatatatatatatatatatatatatatatatatatatatatatatatatatatatatatatatagcgtatTGTTTAAGGTATTCCTGTGTTCCTCAACGTGAGTGAAGTATAAATAAAACGAAAGTGAACATAAAAGCTCTTTCATGTATCCAAGCAGTAGccttatttacttttaatgagGATCCTaagctgtattttaaattatttttacattctatAATTGTATATTCTGATATTCAGGGGGAAAACACATTTAGACTTTAAGTTAATATGATAATGAATGTTTCGGTGGAGACTAAAGAAGTGTGGAATGCTCAGACATTGTgaggaatgcaaaaaaaaaaaagctaaaatatatacacagactTGTGGTCAATATtggattatattatttacatactttCCCTTGACTGTTCTCAGAAAAGTGCTCTGAGAGACCAAGTTCATATCAAGTTCAGCTTTGCAAGAGATGCTTATTCATCAAAGGGCTATGATTGTCATTGGAATATCATCATCAGACATAGCACAGAATCctgaaaaaggaaagaatgGATAGAGGTTTTATAAACATACCAAACAAACTTACGATGACAGTCAAGTAATGCTGAAAGGTTTGTGTgaaacaaagtgttttttttagaaaggttGATAACTATAGCAATAAATGATATAGTGTTCagtaatgtttttctataaaagGTGCACCTATTTATGTtctaaataatctaaataagaatttaaagtcaaaatgatAAGATTTATACATGTATGGTTCGttataagaaaatattacagaGATACAGCCATTATGTGTGggatctgagggtgcaaaaaaatctaaatattgagaaaatcacctttaaagttcttagcaatgcataatacttcaaaaattaagttttcatatatttacagtacacaATTTACAAAATAGATTCATAGAACATGATCTGTTCataatgtcctaatgatttttggcttgACAGCAAAAATATTCTATGGTTTTCTATTGGTATGATAgcaaaatcaataattttgacccattaATGTAGttttggttattgctacaaatatacctcaGCAATAAGTTTTCCAAATGCATTCCCGGGGTTGTGAAGTTTtcatcctgtgtgtgtgtgagagagagagagagagagacactgctCCATCTCTGTCACCCATGCTAAAGCTGTGAATGTCTGTCACATCTCCGCTGGCCTGCAGGCAGTGAAAGCAACACAGACCTCAGTTAAAGCAGCCACTGTTCTGCATGTCAGCACCACTTACAGCAGTCACATGGCTGTATGTGTGGCGAATCCTAAAATAACTGATGGATGCATTTACATAAAGAGAAAACACTATAGCTAACTTTTGGACTCAAGAGATGCTTGTGCTTAAGGAACCGTTTCAGTTCACATTTTCTGATTTAACAGTCAGCTAATTTCCAAGGCAACAGCTCAAAAACGAGCTTTTAACTTTATGCACTAGTGCTGGACATACAATTAgacaaattataaattaaacttGTTATATTCATTCCATATAGGATGATTTCTCAAATGTTCattccttttaaattttaattataagtGACAactaatggggaaaaaaaaaaaaaaaaaaaaaaaaaaaaatgcatctcagaaaaggttcaatattgaagacacctgatgCCACACTTTAATCAGctaatacacaaatattaaaagccCATAAACACTACACCGACACAGTAATTCATTTGAAAGGTTTATTTCACCAAAGAGGGcaaataaaactcattttcttCATTCAAGTGGATTTACAAAAGAACAGAGTTAAACAGCCTCAGTGCAAGTCTGACTGCCACTTCAGTGACCATACTATAGTGATGATCATCATGAAGTCAGTCATCTCAGGGATGGTCTGATACACAAGTTAAAACTATGAGGGCAAATATTCCATTCCAGCCTAAGGCTATAGTGACTGGTGGTTGGGAGAAGCCATCTTCTACTTAAAGGGACCTGCCATCTCACAGTTCTCCACATCTTGCCCTTGGTGAAGATAGTTTATGTCTCACATTGTTTCTCCTGTTCAATGGCTGGAAGGTGGAAAAATGGTGCAGTTTAAAAAGAGTTAAATTACTAGAAGCTCTTtatattgcttaaaaaaaaaaaaaaaaaaaaaaaaaaaaaacaaacaagttcaGAAAAGCAAAAGAGTACTCAGCAAAACTAAAACTTACTCTCTTTAGTTGGAAGTGTGTTCTTCTCTTTTGTCTCGGTCTTCTTCAGCTTGGTCTTGTCAAACTGAGAGATCTCACTGATATCTGGTTTGTCAGCCATCGTTTCAGTTTTTCTTGGGGAAATTGAATTGATGAATAAAGAGATGACTACAAATATGAAGGCACGAGGTACAACAAAcactgcacacaaaaaaaacacttactttaCTGTTGAAGAACAACACACAAGTTGTGGGAGACACAGAGAAGGATTCTTGCTTGGacacgtgtatatatttaaacaacacAGCCTGACCGCTAGCTCAGTGAGGAACAATTTAATCACCCTGCTATTGCAGGTGCAAGCTGTTGATCATTTTGTTCCTTCGTTTTCATTGGTTAGCTAATTGATCAAATTCTACAAGTTTTTTCTATGGCCTAATGACGCCTAGTGTGTTTTCCCCTTCAAAACAGGGATCCATTTCCTGAATAACATGCAAATATCTTAATattactctctttttttattacagtgagAGTATTGTTTATAAGacataagaaaatgtaactatgaaatgcaaaattgtaGGCCTATTCAACGCAGCCATGTCGAATGATCTATATCGTTATGCTGTATATTGTCACGTTATCTACACCACGCATCGCGTTCTGtttgaaattacaaaaaaaaggacaGAGCACCAAACAAATCTCATAAGGAAGCCATCTATTTGCTTTCAGACACAGCAGATCTCGGATCAGTACGTCCCGAGTACGTCAAGCTATGGCATCATCAAGCCAATCAGATCGCGGGACGCGCGCGAGCGTGTTGTGGTACATGTGCGCGACGGAAGCGAGTGACATGAGGTGAGCtctcaatatttataaaatctGCATCACTCAGTCATCGGATTGTGCGGGATATTGTATCATATGTTTATTCAGAGACATTTTATAGCGGGCAAACAATGGTCGGATTTGAAGCTAATTTGTGATGTGGTGTTTTTGCATTATGTAGCTCGTTGTCAGTGAGGGTGCTTACTTTTTGCAGTCTGCTTGAAATAATTCTGTGATTCGGTTTGAATGATCTTATATGATGATTTTTTCTGAGGAACGGGCGCGGTTGATTTGATGTGTCTTTGTCATAAACATCACAGGTCAACGCCTTTGCAGGaattaccatggtaaccatagTATTTGCCAGCACTGTGGCTTAAAGgctaataaaccaaaaatattagCGATTCGAATGAAATCCAAATttgtttattgtgattttatagtaacaataataactgTA is a window from the Puntigrus tetrazona isolate hp1 chromosome 1, ASM1883169v1, whole genome shotgun sequence genome containing:
- the LOC122343263 gene encoding thymosin beta-b — protein: MADKPDISEISQFDKTKLKKTETKEKNTLPTKETIEQEKQCET